From the Pseudomonas sp. Teo4 genome, the window AGCTTGTCACCGCCCTTGGGCAGCACGCGCTCGTAATCTGGGAACTTGCCATCGACCAGCTTCGAAGTGAAGGTAAACTCGCCAGTGGTCGCACGGATGTGGTGCTGACCGAGGACGATGCTAACCATGCCTTCGGGGTCAGTCAGCAGACGCGCCAGCTCGAGGATACCTTTACGCGGCACGATGACCTGGTGACGGTCTGCTTGTTCAATCGGCGCACTCATGGCGCACATTGCCAGGCGGTGACCATCGGTCGCAACGGAGCGCAGCGTACCGGTGGACACTTCCAGCAACATACCATTGAGGTAGTAACGGACATCCTGCTGGGCCATGGCGAAGCTGGTGCGCTCGATCAGACGACGCAGCTTGCTTTGCTCCAGGTTGCAGGTGAGCGAGCCTGGGCCTTCTTCCACGGTCGGGAAATCATTGGCCGGCAGGGTCGACAGGGTGAAGCGGCTGCGGCCGGCCTTGACCAACAGTTTCTGCTCATCGACCTTGATATCGATCAGGGCGTCGTTCGGCAGGCTTTTGCAAATGTCCATCAGCTTGCGCGCTGGAACGGTAATTTCGCCAGGCTCTGCCGAGTCTTCCAGTTGCACGCGGCCTACCAGTTCGACTTCCAGGTCGGTACCGGTCAACGACAGCTGCTGGCCTTGCACGACCAGCAGAACGTTGGACAGGACCGGCAAGGTCTGACGGCGCTCGACGACACCGGCGACCAGTTGCAGGGGTTTCAACAGGGCTTCGCGTTGAATGGTGAAATGCATGGTCTAGTCCCTTGCCTTCAATTAGCTGCGCTGACGGACATCAGGTCGTCAGCGTCCGCAGCAGGTTCTTGTAGTCCTCGCGGATGTCCGCGTCGGATTCCTTCAATTCGTTGATCTTGCGGCAGGCGTGCAGCACGGTGGTGT encodes:
- the dnaN gene encoding DNA polymerase III subunit beta — its product is MHFTIQREALLKPLQLVAGVVERRQTLPVLSNVLLVVQGQQLSLTGTDLEVELVGRVQLEDSAEPGEITVPARKLMDICKSLPNDALIDIKVDEQKLLVKAGRSRFTLSTLPANDFPTVEEGPGSLTCNLEQSKLRRLIERTSFAMAQQDVRYYLNGMLLEVSTGTLRSVATDGHRLAMCAMSAPIEQADRHQVIVPRKGILELARLLTDPEGMVSIVLGQHHIRATTGEFTFTSKLVDGKFPDYERVLPKGGDKLVVGDRQALREAFSRTAILSNEKYRGIRLQLAAGQLKIQANNPEQEEAEEEISVDYDGSSLEIGFNVSYLLDVLGVMTTEQVRLILSDSNSSALLQEAGNDDSSYVVMPMRL